The following proteins are co-located in the Tachysurus vachellii isolate PV-2020 chromosome 17, HZAU_Pvac_v1, whole genome shotgun sequence genome:
- the zgc:152891 gene encoding hydroperoxide isomerase ALOXE3 has protein sequence MEGIYVTIRTSLAPLSGSYNILWVSLIGSQCECPPVRPFTDDQCLLPGSSCTVLVKPDAEIGSVVLVRLRLEARPGFPNHDWHCLDVKLKMSSDDTEVECFPCNRWITTADGDVELRSNKVCLLNSESLLILREHRARDLQNKQKHIRWRTFAEGGLRCIDMSNVEALGPNLIFTRQSPGNSVHYLKGFHDRIEPWRTMKELEMLLILSGKDNTVAKYVQAHWKEDAFFGYQCLNGCNPLIIRRIHCLPPNLAVTSQMIKDFLPEGSSLEQELERGTIFLLDYEVLDQISANVINGKQSYLAAPLCLLHYNQHGELKPIAIQLQKIAGPQNPVFLPSDSASDWLLAKIWVHNADFQVHQLLSHFLRTHLIGEVCCIAMLRKLPEIHPLHQLLMPHLKNSLQINIQARTSLLGPGGVFDKAVGCGLDALPLLLARGSARLHYTSLCVPDDLKDRGLDKLPNCYYAQDALRVWNALHRFVAAWVELYYHDDQEVQRDSELQNWIQEIHLEGFPRFTHTGFPQTFQTKAELTKYITMVIFTSSAMHSAVNFSQLDFSLWMPNCPAAMLRPPPQVKGSVTEEDILTFLPDVNTTCRVLIVLFLLSQPSVDSVPLCQYREWYFSSGAPNKLVKMVQKDLRDIAHDIRKRNSKLELAYPYLQPDNIENSVAI, from the exons ATGGAGGGCATTTACGTGACAATTCGAACATCATTGGCCCCTCTATCAGGATCATACAACATTCTGTGGGTCTCTCTGATTGGTTCTCAATGTGAGTGTCCACCAGTTAGGCCTTTTACAGATGATCAGTGTCTCCTTCCTGGTTCG AGCTGCACTGTTCTGGTGAAGCCTGATGCGGAAATAGGCTCAGTGGTTCTGGTGCGTTTACGGCTTGAGGCTCGGCCTGGATTCCCCAATCACGACTGGCACTGTCTAGATGTTAAGCTAAAGATGAGCTCTGATGACACAGAAGTGGAGTGCTTCCCCTGTAACAGGTGGATCACAACTGCAGATGGTGATGTGGAACTTCGCAGCAATAAAG TGTGCCTGCTGAATAGCGAGTCACTGCTTATACTTCGAGAGCACAGGGCCAGGGATCTCCAGAATAAGCAAAAACATATCAG ATGGAGGACTTTTGCTGAAGGTGGTCTCCGTTGCATTGACATGTCCAATGTGGAGGCACTGGGTCCCAATTTGATTTTTACCCGACAAAG ccCAGGCAACAGTGTGCACTATCTTAAGGGCTTTCATGATAGAATTGAACCATGGCGTACCATGAAAGAATTGGAGATGCTACTCATCCTCAGTGGAAAAGATAACACAGTTGCAA aATATGTTCAGGCTCACTGGAAAGAAGATGCCTTTTTTGGATATCAGTGTCTGAATGGATGTAATCCTCTAATCATCAGACGGATCCACTGTCTTCCACCTAATCTAGCTGTCACATCCCAGATGATCAAGGATTTTCTGCCAGAGGGTTCGTCTCTAGAGCAGGAGTTAGAG AGAGGAACTATATTTCTCCTGGATTATGAGGTACTTGATCAGATATCTGCCAATGTTATCAATGGTAAACAGTCATACCTAGCTGCGCCGCTGTGCCTCCTGCATTATAACCAACATGGAGAACTGAAGCCTATTGCTATCCag CTGCAGAAAATTGCTGGGCCTCAAAATCCGGTCTTCCTGCCTTCTGACTCTGCATCTGACTGGTTGTTAGCAAAGATATGGGTCCATAACGCAGATTTCCAAGTTCATCAGCTGCTCTCCCACTTCCTTCGCACTCACTTAATAGGAGAAGTGTGCTGCATCGCCATGCTTCGGAAACTGCCAGAAATACACCCTCTGCATCAG CTTCTGATGCCTCATTTAAAGAATTCTCTTCAGATCAATATCCAGGCTCGAACTTCTCTTCTGGGTCCTGGTGGTGTATTTGATAAG GCTGTAGGATGTGGCCTTGATGCATTGCCTCTTCTGCTTGCTCGAGGCAGCGCCcgactacactacacttcactaTGTGTCCCGGATGACCTGAAAGACAGAGGACTGGATAAACTGCCCAACTGTTACTATGCACAGGATGCTCTGAGGGTGTGGAATGCACTTCACAG gTTTGTGGCAGCCTGGGTGGAACTGTATTACCACGATGACCAGGAGGTCCAGCGTGACTCAGAACTCCAGAACTGGATCCAAGAAATCCACCTTGAGGGTTTTCCACGTTTTACCCACACAG GCTTCCCACAGACATTTCAGACCAAGGCAGAACTGACTAAGTACATCACAATGGTGATCTTCACAAGTTCAGCAATGCATTCAGCTGTCAACTTTTCTCAG TTGGACTTCAGCTTATGGATGCCAAACTGCCCGGCTGCCATGTTACGTCCTCCTCCTCAAGTGAAAGGCTCAGTGACAGAAGAAGATATTTTGACATTCCTTCCTGATGTTAACACCACTTGCAGAGTGCTCATTGTGCTGTTCCTGCTGTCACAACCGTCTGTTGACTCT GTGCCCTTGTGCCAGTACAGAGAGTGGTACTTCAGCAGTGGTGCGCCTAACAAGCTTGTCAAAATGGTGCAGAAAGACCTGAGGGACATCGCTCATGACATCCGTAAGAGGAACAGCAAACTGGAGCTTGCTTACCCCTATCTCCAGCCAGATAACATTGAAAACA